A single genomic interval of Megalobrama amblycephala isolate DHTTF-2021 linkage group LG17, ASM1881202v1, whole genome shotgun sequence harbors:
- the npc1 gene encoding NPC intracellular cholesterol transporter 1 codes for MRVTLEKSSGVRGAMPLAGRKQIFCLLWAIILLSKSVHGQHCIWYGECGNSPKIQEKKLNCNYTGPPIPLPDEGQELLQELCPGLVYGDNKVCCDTQQLKTLKSNIQIPLQYLSRCPACFFNFMTLFCELTCSPRQSQFVNATDFSPDPEQNKTNVLEVSYYISQTFANAMYNACNDVQAPSTNVKALSLLCGKDASECTPNNWIQYMFDINNGQVPFAIDPVFSDVPVMHMTPMSNRTFNCTQYLDDGSGPCSCQDCSKACGPAPVPPPILPPWTILGMDAMTVIMWCSYIGFLLIFFGVVLGAWCYRQRMVTSEYGPILDSNQPYSLNSDGTDFVDEATCCETLGERFENALRVVFSSWGSLCVRQPLTVILASVVLVTICSAGLSYMRITTNPVELWSSPSSRARQEKNYFDQHFGPFFRSEQLIITTPWNKSGSFSPTTGPDINFSPILNISLLHQVLDLQTEIANLIAEYKGEKVTLQDICVSPLAPYNDNCTILSVLNYYQNSHEVLDHVVKDEFYVYFDYHTHFLYCVSSPTALDDTSPKHDPCMGTYGGPVFPWLVLGGYEGNDYNNATALVITFPVNNYLNDTDKLGKALAWEKVFINFVKNYENPNLTISFSSERSIEDEIDRESSSDVTTILVSYIIMFVYISLALGHINSCRTLLVDSKISLGIAGILIVLSSVACSLGIFSYIGIPLTLIVIEVIPFLVLAVGVDNIFIIVQTYQRDERMPEEELHQQIGRILGEVAPSMFLSSFSETVAFFLGALSSMPAVRTFSLFAGLAVFIDFLLQISCFVSLLGLDIQRQEANRPDILCCVKLSVPQEKSEGCLFRFFKKIYAPFILKDWVRPLVVAVFVGMLSFSIAVVNKVEIGLEQTLSMPDDSYMLDYFGNLSKYLHTGPPVYFVVEDGHDYKTSEGQNAVCGGVGCNSNSLVQQIYTASLLKNYTKISNVPSSWLDDYFDWVKPQSTCCRYYNTTGAFCNASVVSDLCVHCRPMSATGKQRPNGTEFMHFLPMFLSDNPNINCGKGGHAAYGTAVDFKENNTDVGATYFMTYHTILQKSADYIDAMKMARELADNITQAIEPHDKSYRVFPYSIFYVFYEQYLTIIYDTAFNLGVSLMAIFVVSTVLLGFELWSAVLVSLTIAMILVNMFGVMWLWNISLNAVSLVNLVMSCGISVEFCSHIVRAFSVSTRSSRVERAEEALAHMGSSVFSGITLTKFGGILILALSKSQIFQVFYFRMYLAIVLLGASHGLIFLPVLLSYAGPSVNKAKVMAAHNRFVGTERERLIY; via the exons ATGAGAGTTACTCTAGAGAAGAGCTCTGGAGTCAGAGGAGCAATGCCTCTAGCCGGGAGAAAACAGATTTTCTGTCTTTTATGGGCCATAATTTTATTATCAAAGTCG GTGCATGGCCAGCACTGTATATGGTATGGTGAATGTGGAAACTCCCCTAAAATTCAAGAGAAGAAGTTAAACTGCAATTACACAGGCCCCCCTATACCTTTACCTGATGAAGGACAGGAACTGCTACAG gagCTGTGCCCAGGACTGGTTTATGGAGACAACAAAGTTTGCTGTGACACCCAACAGCTTAAGACTCTGAAAAGCAATATCCAGATCCCCCTTCAGTACCTGTCCAG GTGTCCAGCATGTTTCTTCAACTTCATGACCCTGTTCTGTGAGCTCACCTGCAGTCCCAGACAGAGCCAGTTCGTCAATGCCACAGATTTCTCTCCAGAccctgaacaaaacaaaacgaaTGTGCTTGAGGTGTCCTATTACATCAGCCAGACCTTTGCCAATG CCATGTACAATGCCTGCAACGATGTCCAGGCCCCCTCCACCAATGTCAAAGCCCTCAGTCTGCTGTGCGGGAAAGACGCCAGTGAGTGCACTCCCAACAACTGGATCCAGTACATGTTCGACATCAACAATGGCCAAGTCCCCTTTGCGATTGACCCAGTTTTCTCAG ATGTTCCCGTCATGCACATGACTCCCATGAGCAACAGAACGTTTAACTGTACGCAGTATCTGGATGATGGCTCAGGGCCCTGCTCCTGTCAGGACTGCAGTAAAGCATGTGGCCCTGCACCTGTGCCCCCTCCAATCCTTCCGCCCTGGACCATCCTCGGCATGGACGCCATGACCGTCATCATGTGGTGTTCTTATATAGGCTTCCTCCTCATCTTCTTTGGAGTTGTACTGGGAGCATGGTGTTACAG ACAGAGGATGGTCACATCTGAATATGGCCCAATTCTTGACAGCAACCAGCCCTACTCCTTGAACTCTGATGGCACAGATTTTGTAG ATGAAGCAACTTGCTGCGAGACGTTGGGCGAGCGGTTTGAGAATGCGCTCCGTGTTGTCTTCAGCAGCTGGGGCTCATTGTGTGTGCGGCAGCCCTTAACTGTGATCCTGGCCAGCGTGGTGCTGGTGACGATCTGCTCGGCCGGACTGTCCTACATGAGGATCACCACCAACCCAGTGGAGCTCTGGTCGTCTCCCAGCAGCAGGGCCAGGCAGGAGAAAAACTATTTTGACCAGCACTTTGGACCATTCTTCCGCTCCGAGCAGCTCATCATCACCACCCCGTGGAATAAATCGGGCTCCTTTTCACCCACCACTGGGCCAGACATCAATTTCTCCCCCATTCTGAACATATCACTCCTCCATCAG GTGTTGGATCTCCAAACAGAAATAGCAAATCTTATAGCTGAATATAAAGGAGAGAAGGTGACTCTTCAAGACATCTGTGTTTCTCCACTGGCTCCTTACAATGACAACTGTACCATTCTGAGTGTGTTAAACTACTACCAGAACAGCCATGAAGTCCTGGATCATGTGGTTAAAGATGAATTCTATGTATACTTTGACTACCACACTCACTTTCTGTATTGTGTCAG TTCTCCCACAGCCCTGGATGACACAAGTCCAAAACATGACCCCTGCATGGGTACATATGGAGGCCCAGTTTTCCCCTGGCTTGTTCTTGGGGGATATGAGG GCAACGACTACAACAACGCCACAGCTCTAGTGATCACCTTTCCTGTCAACAACTACCTGAATGACACAGACAAATTAGGCAAAGCTTTGgcatgggagaaagt GTTTATCAACTTTGTAAAGAACTATGAAAACCCCAACCTCACCATCTCCTTCAGCTCGGAGCGCAGCATCGAGGATGAGATTGACCGCGagagcagcagtgatgtcaccacTATCCTGGTCAGCTACATCATCATGTTTGTCTACATCTCGCTGGCTCTGGGCCACATTAATAGCTGCCGGACCCTGCTG GTGGACTCCAAGATCTCTCTTGGTATTGCCGGTATCCTGATCGTGTTAAGTTCAGTGGCATGTTCGCTGGGTATCTTCAGCTACATCGGCATCCCCCTCACGCTCATCGTCATTGAGGTCATTCCCTTCCTCGTGCTGGCAGTGGGTGTGGACAACATCTTCATCATTGTTCAAACCTACCAG agaGACGAGCGAATGCCAGAGGAAGAGCTTCATCAGCAGATTGGTCGTATCCTCGGAGAGGTGGCTCCCAGCATGTTCCTCTCTTCGTTCTCTGAGACTGTTGCTTTCTTTTTAG GTGCTTTGTCCAGCATGCCTGCAGTGAGGACGTTCTCTCTGTTCGCTGGTCTGGCCGTCTTCATTGACTTCCTCCTGCAGATCAGCTGCTTTGTGTCTCTGCTTGGCCTGGACATCCAGAGACAAGAG GCAAATCGGCCAGATATATTGTGCTGTGTAAAGTTGTCTGTTCCACAAGAAAAATCAGAAGGTTGTCTGTTCCGTTTCTTTAAGAAGATATACGCTCCTTTCATCTTAAAGGATTGGGTGCGCCCCCTGGTG GTTGCTGTGTTTGTGGGAATGCTGTCATTTAGTATAGCCGTTGTTAATAAAGTGGAGATTGGACTTGAGCAGACGTTGTCCATGCCTGAT GACTCCTATATGCTGGATTACTTTGGGAATCTCAGTAAGTACCTGCACACCGGGCCGCCCGTTTACTTTGTGGTAGAGGATGGACATGACTACAAAACATCTGAGGGGCAGAACGCGGTGTGTGGTGGAGTGGGCTGCAACAGCAACTCTCTAGTCCAGCAAATTTATACCGCTTCTCTCTTGAAAAACTA TACTAAGATCAGTAACGTTCCGTCATCATGGCTGGATGACTACTTTGACTGGGTGAAGCCGCAGTCGACCTGCTGCAGATATTATAACACCACAGGAGCTTTCTGCAATGCTTCAG TGGTGAGTGATCTCTGTGTTCACTGCAGACCTATGAGCGCTACTGGGAAACAGAGGCCTAATGGTACCGAATTTATGCATTTCCTTCCCATGTTTCTCTCAGACAACCCAAATATCAACTGTGGAAAAGG CGGTCATGCTGCATACGGCACTGCCGTGGATTTCAAAGAGAACAACACTGATGTAGGCGCCACGTACTTCATGACCTATCACACCATCTTACAAAAGTCAGCTGACTACATTGACGCCATGAAGATGGCACGAGAGCTTGCAGACAACATCACGCAGGCCATCGAACCGCATGACAAGAGTTACCGTGTCTTCCCTTACAG TATATTCTACGTCTTCTATGAACAGTACCTCACTATCATCTACGACACTGCCTTTAACCTCGGTGTGTCATTGATGGCCATCTTTGTGGTGTCTACGGTGCTTTTGGGCTTCGAGCTGTGGTCTGCAGTGCTGGTGTCCTTGACCATTGCCATGATCCTGGTCAACATGTTTGGAGTCATGTGGCTGTGGAATATCAGCCTCAATGCTGTCTCATTGGTCAACCTAGTCATG agTTGTGGCATATCAGTGGAATTCTGCAGCCATATAGTGAGGGCTTTCTCTGTCAGTACCAGGAGCTCGAGGGTGGAGCGGGCGGAGGAGGCACTGGCACACATGGGCAGCTCT GTGTTTAGCGGCATCACCCTCACTAAATTTGGTGGGATCCTGATTCTCGCCCTGTCCAAATCCCAGATCTTCCAGGTCTTCTACTTCCGCATGTATCTTGCAATTGTCCTGCTAGGAGCCTCTCACGGCCTCATCTTCCTGCCTGTATTACTCAGTTATGCAG GCCCATCTGTAAATAAAGCAAAAGTAATGGCTGCTCACAACAGGTTTGTGGGTACAGAGAGAGAGCGACTCATCTACTAA